In Psychrobacter ciconiae, the genomic window AACGACCGCGTTCATCAGCAAATTATTCAGTGGCTGATTGCTAATGGTCAAGATGCGTTTGCTCAATCCCCACAGCTTTGCGTTCATTCTTATCCCAATGATTTAAGTGTAGTGATTTAAAGCTTTTAAATGGCGGATAAAAAAGGCAAGCCATGGGTATGGCTTACCACTTTTACTAGGAAGTATAAAAATGTTACTTATGTTTAGTATGTCACAAGATAATAAATAACTCGTTGTGTAAGTAGACTGGTGAGGATATAAAAACTACCAAAAATATATAGTTTTGTAATTTAAACAAATTATTTTTTACTATCAGCTAAATAAAAAAGCAAGCCAAATAAAATAACCTCTGAGTATTCCAATTGGAAAAAGAACTATATCAAGTATAAGCCATCCAATTCTATCATTTGAGGCATCATAAATAAGAGCAGTTATGAGTGATAAAGGCAAGCTAAAATACAATACTATAAGAGCTTTTTCACCTCCTGATGTTTCTTTCATTATACTTTCCTACAAGATTAATAAAAATTTGTAGACAATATTAACAATTATCTACAAATCTTTCAATACAAGACGGAATATCATTATAATACTAAAATTCAAATACCTATTAAGTAAGCGTCAATAAGAGGAGGCTTAATTTTACTTATTACTAATCAGCAAACAAGTTTTCAATATCGCTTCTATCAAACGGATAAACCGCCCCACAAAAGCCGCAATCCATCTCAAATTTGCCGTTTTGCTCGTCCAAAATATCGAGCATCTCATTTTCACCGATTTGTAAAATGGCGCTGTTGCATTTGTCTTTGGAGCAGGTGCAGCCAAATTCAAGCGCCACCGCGTCTGGTAACACCACCTCTTCTTCATTGTAAAGCCGGTACAAAAGCTCAGTTGGCGGCAAATTGATCAGCTCATCGGCTTTGATGGTACTGGTGAGTACCGTTAATCGCGGCCACAAATCGCTATCGACTTTTTCGGCTTCTTCGTCATCGCGGCGCGGTAACAATTGCACCAAAATACCGCCGGCTTGCAACCCATCGCTTGCCAAGTTAATCAGCGTTGGAATCTGAGCGGATTGCTTTTGATAATGCGCCAAGCAATCTGCCAAATTATCATGACTACGCTCAACAATGCCTTGATAAGCCTCACCGTTTTTGGGCTGAATGTTGATAAACAGCACGCCTTGACCAACCGCGCCAAGCTCAGCAAAGGCGTCATTGGCGGAAGTCATGTTATCCCAAGCTTGCTGCTGCTCGTCGGTTTCGGCTTTAAAGCTGGCAAGCGCTCTGATGATACCGTCGCGGTCGCATTCCGCCATTGCCCAGTTGAGCAGGCTGTCGCTGTCGGAGGACTGCAATTGAATGGACAGCGTGCCGTCAATTTTTAGCGTTCCGATTAACAAACTTGCCGCACTCAGCATCTCACCAAGCAAGCACTTGAGCGCTTCTGGGTACGGCTTTTGGGCGATGATACTGGCGTAGCTTTTGGCTAAATGCACCACATCGCCGCGAACAGGGGAGTGCTCAATAAAAAAGCGTTGGCGAACGTCTTGATGGGTTAAGCTTGCATTTGGAGTGATTGAGGTATCAGTCATAAATAAGTCGTCACTGAGATTTAAGGAATGGTTTATTTAATGGGGGCGTTTTGCGAGTTATCAAATGGCATCGATAACCGAATTGGAATTGCCCATAAGCCAGAAGTTTTAGGGGTGATTACTGATGAAAATTATTCTTCATTTTCACAACAATAGTAACAAAAACCAGTATCTCAAAGAGTTTATTTAAGGTAGAGTAACATTAAGTTGCACTTAGATTGGTTATTGACAGCAAACCTAGGATTGAGCGGTCGTTAAAGCCGTTCATCGGGGGCTAAAGTTACTGACTTTAGAGTCATTGACTATCGTTTTTTGGAATTTGACCGTTGATAAAAGGACGTATCTTATGACTTATGCTTTTTTAAAACCGCTTAGTCTGGCAGCTGCAATGGCGCTGCTGCTTACAGGTTGTAATAACAGCAACCAAACCAATACCGATGCCACGGGCGACGCTGATGGCGCGACCATGTCTGGTGATATGGGCGGAACGCTACAAAAAATTAAAGATTCAGGAACGATTGTGGTCGGTTACCGCGATTCCTCCATTCCGTTTTCTTATATCGCTGACGACCCAAAGCAGCCGATGGGCTATGCTCATGACTTAGAAATGAAAGTCGTCGAGGCGGTCAAGCAAAAGCTAAATATGCCAAACTTGAACGTTCGTTATAACCTGATTACCTCGCAAACTAGAATTCCTTTGGTTCAAAACGGCACGGTTGACTTTGAGTGCGGCTCAACCACCAACAACGAAGAGCGCCAAAAGCAAGTGGCATTTTCTAACGGCTTTTTTGAAATTGGCACGCGCCTTTTGACCAAAAAAGACTCTGGGATTAAAGACTTTGCCGATTTAAAAGGCAAAACACTGGTTACCACCGCCGGAACGACCTCTGAGCGTTATATTCGCAAATTTAACGACGACAATAAAATGAACATCAATATCATCTCTGCCAAAGACCACGGCGAGGGCTTTTTGATGTTAGAGAGCGGTCGCGCCGATGCCTTTATGATGGATGACGTGTTACTGGCAGGCGAAAAAGCCAAAGCCAAAAACCCAGACGACTGGGTCATTGTTGGCGAGCCGCAATCGTTTGAGATTTACGGCTGTATGATGCGAAAAGGCGATCCTGAATTTAAGGAAGTCGTTGATGAAGCCCTTGCCAATACCTTTAGCTCAGGGGAAATCAACGACATTTATAACAAGTGGTTCTTAAGCCCCATTCCGCCCAAAAATGTCAACTTAAACTTTGAGATGTCAGATAACTTAAAAGCGCTGCTTGCCGACCCGCATGACGGCACTCAGCCAAAAAATACCGCCCCCGCGCCGGCTGCTCCCGCTTCTTGATGTCTTAATATTAGGACAAAGTCAGCGGTAACTTAGCAGTTCAGTTTAAAACCACTTGCGCGCCTTAGGCGCGTAAGTGCCTTAAGGACAAGGAAAAAAACTAAAACAAGAAAAATAAGTAAAGAAAAAAGCGCTATCAGGGAGGGTAAATTATGAATTATAGCTGGAATTGGGGCGTGCTGTTTGAGGCGACCGGCGTTGGCAGCGAGCTGTATTTTAATTGGATGCTGACAGGGCTTGGTTGGCTGCTTGTCATCGGTAGCATCGCTTGGCTCATTGCCATGGTGGTCGGCACAATTTTGGGAATCATGCGAACGCTGCCAAACAAAACGGCGCGAGCGATTGGCACCGCTTATGTGACTTTTTTTAGGAATATTCCACTTTTAGTTCAACTGTTTTTTTGGTTTTATGTTGCTCCTGGTTGGCTGACCCCTGCGCTGCAAGAGTGGTGGTATAAGGGTCTGTCGCCAAACACCTCCGCGATGATTTCGGCAAGCATCGGGCTTGGGCTGTTCACCGCCGCGCGAATTGTCGAGCAAGTCCGAACTGGCATTGAGTCGCTGCCGAAAGGTCAAATCAATGCCGCCTTTG contains:
- the hslO gene encoding Hsp33 family molecular chaperone HslO, translating into MTDTSITPNASLTHQDVRQRFFIEHSPVRGDVVHLAKSYASIIAQKPYPEALKCLLGEMLSAASLLIGTLKIDGTLSIQLQSSDSDSLLNWAMAECDRDGIIRALASFKAETDEQQQAWDNMTSANDAFAELGAVGQGVLFINIQPKNGEAYQGIVERSHDNLADCLAHYQKQSAQIPTLINLASDGLQAGGILVQLLPRRDDEEAEKVDSDLWPRLTVLTSTIKADELINLPPTELLYRLYNEEEVVLPDAVALEFGCTCSKDKCNSAILQIGENEMLDILDEQNGKFEMDCGFCGAVYPFDRSDIENLFAD
- a CDS encoding amino acid ABC transporter permease, yielding MNYSWNWGVLFEATGVGSELYFNWMLTGLGWLLVIGSIAWLIAMVVGTILGIMRTLPNKTARAIGTAYVTFFRNIPLLVQLFFWFYVAPGWLTPALQEWWYKGLSPNTSAMISASIGLGLFTAARIVEQVRTGIESLPKGQINAAFALGLNVKQAYKEVLLPQAFRVILPPLSSELTNCFKNASVASLVGVMELISQTKTISEYTQNNFEIYTYATIIYLVFNLSLIAIMGLIERKLRVPGLIAGGQK
- a CDS encoding glutamate/aspartate ABC transporter substrate-binding protein → MTYAFLKPLSLAAAMALLLTGCNNSNQTNTDATGDADGATMSGDMGGTLQKIKDSGTIVVGYRDSSIPFSYIADDPKQPMGYAHDLEMKVVEAVKQKLNMPNLNVRYNLITSQTRIPLVQNGTVDFECGSTTNNEERQKQVAFSNGFFEIGTRLLTKKDSGIKDFADLKGKTLVTTAGTTSERYIRKFNDDNKMNINIISAKDHGEGFLMLESGRADAFMMDDVLLAGEKAKAKNPDDWVIVGEPQSFEIYGCMMRKGDPEFKEVVDEALANTFSSGEINDIYNKWFLSPIPPKNVNLNFEMSDNLKALLADPHDGTQPKNTAPAPAAPAS